In the Panulirus ornatus isolate Po-2019 chromosome 57, ASM3632096v1, whole genome shotgun sequence genome, one interval contains:
- the Adsl gene encoding adenylosuccinate lyase encodes MAGSSSVHDNYRNPLATRYASKEMSFNFSENKKFVTWRKLWMYLAKAEKELGLPITDEQITEMESNLINIDYDQAAREEKETRHDVMAHVRTFASVCPTAAPIIHLGATSCYVGDNTDLIVLRDGFDILLPKVARCIHRFAKFAREQKDQPTLGFTHLQPAQLTTVGKRASLWVQELLMDEQAISRARGDLRFRGVKGTTGTQASFLQLFEGNHEQVKKLDALVTQMAGFEQSYTVCGQTYSRKVDVECLNVLASLGATAHKICTDIRLLASMKELEEPFESSQIGSSAMPYKRNPMRSERCCALARFLMALPPNALNTSATQWMERTLDDSANRRLSLAESFLTADSLLTTLQNISEGLVVYPKVIQRHISQELPFMASENIIMAMVKAGGSRQECHEEIRVLSQAAGNKIKQEGGENDLVERIKASPYFMPIHNQIDELLDPTTFIGRAPQQVEEFLRYEVEPVLKKYEGKLGGAVTLTI; translated from the exons ATGGCTGGTTCATCTTCTGTTCACGATAACTACCGCAATCCCTTGGCCACTAGGTATGCCTCCAAGGAGATGTCATTCAATTTCAGTGAGAATAAGAAGTTTGTAACCTGGCGGAAACTATGGATGTATCTGGCTAAGGCTGAAAAG GAGCTGGGCCTCCCAATTACAGATGAGCAGATAACAGAAATGGAAAGCAACTTAATTAACATAGATTATGACCAGGCTgccagagaagaaaaagagacaagGCATGATGTCATGGCTCATGTCCGCACCTTTGCATCAGTGTGTCCAACTGCTGCTCCTATCATACATCTTGGTGCTACATCATGCTACGTGGGAGATAACACT GATTTGATTGTTCTCCGTGACGGCTTTGACATCCTGTTACCCAAGGTTGCTCGATGTATCCACCGATTTGCTAAGTTTGCCAGGGAACAGAAAGATCAGCCCACACTTGGCTTCACTCATCTCCA ACCTGCTCAGCTAACAACAGTTGGGAAGAGAGCAAGCCTTTGGGTGCAAGAACTGCTAATGGATGAGCAGGCCATATCCAGGGCTCGGGGTGACCTTCGCTTCCGTGGAGTCAAAGGGACAACTGGTACTCAAGCATCATTCCTACAGTTGTTTGAAG GGAACCATGAGCAAGTGAAAAAGCTTGATGCTCTTGTGACTCAGATGGCAGGCTTCGAACAATCTTACACAGTTTGTGGACAAACTTATTCACGTAAAGTGGATGTGGAATGTCTTAATGTTTTAGCTTCTCTAGGAGCAACTGCCCATAAG ATATGTACTGATATACGACTTTTAGCTAGTATGAAGGAGCTAGAGGAACCATTTGAAAGTAGTCAAATTGGTTCTAGTGCCATGCCCTACAAGCGAAATCCTATGCGTAGTGAGCGCTGCTGTGCCTTAGCACGTTTTCTCATGGCTTTACCTCCAAATGCTCTCAATACATCTGCAACTCAGTGGATGGAACGAACTCTTGATGATAGTGCAAACAG ACGCCTCAGTTTAGCTGAATCATTTTTGACTGCTGATAGTTTGCTTACAACACTGCAGAACATCAGTGAGGGTTTGGTTGTGTACCCCAAGGTGATTCAGCGCCACATATCCCAGGAGCTTCCATTTATGGcctcagagaacatcatcatggcGATGGTCAAAGCTGGAGGTAGTAGGCAG GAGTGTCATGAGGAAATACGTGTACTTAGTCAAGCTGCAGGAAACAAGATCAAGCAGGAGGGTGGAGAAAATGACTTGGTAGAGAGAATTAAGGCCTCTCCATATTTTATGCCCATTCATAACCAGATTGATGAATTGCTTGACCCAACGACCTTCATTGGTAGAGCTCCACAGCAG GTGGAGGAGTTTCTTAGGTATGAAGTAGAGCCAGTTCTAAAGAAATATGAAGGAAAGTTGGGAGGTGCTGTTACCTTGACCATCTAA